In one window of Thermodesulfobacteriota bacterium DNA:
- a CDS encoding glycosyltransferase family A protein — translation MIFLNAEKFMEEAIKSVFAQTYDNWELLLVDDGSTDGSSAIAQRYSEKYPKKVRYLEHDGHQNRGKSISRNLGISNSRGDYIALLDADDVFLPQKLEQQVEILESMPEAAMLYGRTHHWYSWTDNPGDARLDYLQKLAVPPDTLAMPPTLLIRYLEDPHKYPCTCSVLIRKDVFKDVGGFEETFRDLYDDVVFFVKVFLKAPVFVADACWSRYRLHSSERFSSSYYRAIKAGQWHPFLPNPSRLTLLNWLEGYLLEQEIKDIRVWNALRRVQRPYRYPHFYRMLGLLRNLIRQMKVRYLKLRGQDILPIKL, via the coding sequence ATGATTTTTTTAAACGCCGAGAAGTTTATGGAGGAGGCTATAAAAAGCGTATTCGCTCAGACCTATGACAACTGGGAGCTGCTGCTAGTAGACGACGGGTCAACCGACGGCAGCTCTGCCATTGCTCAGCGGTATTCAGAAAAATATCCGAAAAAGGTGCGCTATCTGGAACATGACGGGCATCAAAACAGGGGCAAGAGCATATCTCGCAACCTAGGCATTAGCAATTCCAGGGGTGATTATATCGCTCTCCTGGACGCTGACGATGTATTCTTACCACAAAAACTGGAGCAACAGGTCGAAATATTGGAATCCATGCCCGAAGCGGCTATGCTATATGGGCGTACCCATCATTGGTATAGCTGGACAGACAACCCGGGAGATGCAAGGCTTGATTACCTCCAGAAACTCGCTGTTCCTCCCGACACATTAGCTATGCCGCCGACTCTTCTCATTCGTTATTTGGAAGACCCTCATAAGTATCCATGCACCTGTAGCGTTTTGATAAGAAAAGATGTGTTCAAAGATGTGGGAGGATTTGAAGAAACCTTCCGAGATTTATATGATGACGTAGTTTTTTTCGTCAAGGTTTTCCTGAAAGCACCAGTGTTTGTTGCAGACGCATGCTGGAGTAGGTATCGATTGCACTCATCCGAGCGCTTTTCTTCCAGCTACTACCGGGCAATAAAGGCTGGACAATGGCACCCTTTTCTGCCAAATCCGTCAAGATTGACTCTATTGAATTGGTTAGAAGGGTATTTATTAGAACAAGAAATAAAAGACATCAGAGTCTGGAATGCTCTTCGGAGAGTTCAAAGGCCTTATCGCTATCCCCATTTCTATCGAATGCTGGGCCTCCTCAGGAACCTGATAAGACAGATGAAAGTCCGTTACTTGAAACTAAGAGGGCAAGACATCTTACCCATAAAATTATAG
- a CDS encoding polysaccharide deacetylase family protein: protein MKKTETRRVQRAIEWFSDRFTVKGLILMYHSINEWGSDPWSLSVTPDHFAEHLEVLQKYGRPMQLRQFIRKYRFGIAPRNVIVITFDDGYADNLINAKPLLELYNIPATVFLTTGYIGSEYEFWWDELDGLFLQPGKLPEVLCLNIDGKSYEWKLNNGGYYSEEEYHNSRNLKPWDGNPGSRHHLYYSIWQLLRSLPHDEQRRTMDEILNWASIEPTVRPTHRPLNLEEVFDLSQGELIEIGSHTVTHPFLSLHTLASQQNEIKKGKDKLEHILGRPVTSFAYPHGDYTEEAIALVRQAGFACACSTIADVVWWHTDRFQLPRVQVEDCDGEEFENKLYEWFNG, encoded by the coding sequence ATGAAAAAGACTGAAACCAGACGGGTGCAGCGAGCTATCGAGTGGTTCAGTGATAGGTTTACGGTAAAAGGGCTTATTTTGATGTACCACAGTATAAACGAGTGGGGCTCAGACCCATGGTCGCTATCCGTGACCCCTGATCACTTTGCCGAACATCTTGAAGTTTTACAAAAGTACGGCCGCCCGATGCAACTTAGGCAATTTATACGAAAGTATAGATTTGGAATTGCTCCTCGAAACGTTATCGTTATAACCTTTGACGACGGTTATGCCGATAACCTAATCAATGCCAAACCGTTGCTGGAGCTCTATAATATCCCCGCAACGGTCTTTCTCACTACCGGCTATATTGGAAGCGAATACGAATTCTGGTGGGACGAACTAGATGGGTTATTTTTGCAACCCGGCAAATTGCCAGAGGTACTTTGTTTAAATATTGATGGAAAAAGCTATGAGTGGAAATTAAACAACGGAGGCTACTACAGTGAGGAAGAGTATCATAACAGCCGAAACCTAAAACCCTGGGATGGAAACCCTGGCTCCCGACACCATCTCTATTACTCAATTTGGCAACTATTAAGGTCTTTACCACATGACGAGCAAAGAAGGACAATGGATGAAATACTGAATTGGGCTTCTATCGAACCAACAGTTCGCCCAACCCATCGTCCTCTCAATCTAGAGGAAGTTTTTGATTTATCGCAGGGAGAGCTTATCGAAATCGGCTCACATACCGTAACCCACCCGTTTCTGTCCTTGCACACTTTAGCTTCTCAGCAAAATGAAATAAAGAAGGGCAAGGATAAACTGGAACACATATTGGGCCGCCCGGTAACCAGTTTTGCATATCCACACGGAGATTACACGGAAGAGGCAATCGCTCTTGTTCGTCAGGCCGGGTTTGCCTGTGCCTGTTCCACAATCGCCGATGTGGTATGGTGGCATACAGACCGTTTTCAATTGCCTCGTGTTCAAGTAGAGGACTGCGACGGCGAAGAATTTGAAAATAAGCTCTATGAATGGTTCAACGGCTGA
- a CDS encoding glycosyltransferase, whose translation MNGSTAEMMNTKPLVSVITIFYNAEKFIDQAIKSVFFQTYDNWELLLVDDGSSDSSSEIAKSYAESYPEKVHCLEHQDRQNKGMSTSRNLGVSKSHGDYIAFLDADDIFLPQKLERQLEILISHPEAEMVCGPTEWWYSWTGDPQDAKLDYKRGISPQYNVLFKPPAFLKLLLRTKARTPATCAILARRRLFDITGGFEDSFHSMYEDQAFFFKVFLKTPVFVASECWDRYRQHSDSSCSVALNSGLYHPDMPNVAHLNFLNWFKEYLSEQGIDDREIAILLRKKFLRYRYPNLFRLLNYSLRLLPKNWFSL comes from the coding sequence ATGAATGGTTCAACGGCTGAAATGATGAATACCAAGCCATTAGTTTCTGTCATCACCATATTTTACAACGCAGAAAAATTCATCGATCAGGCAATTAAAAGCGTTTTTTTCCAGACCTATGATAACTGGGAGCTCTTGCTGGTAGACGACGGCTCGTCCGACAGCAGCAGTGAAATTGCCAAGAGCTATGCAGAGAGCTACCCAGAAAAGGTACATTGCTTGGAGCATCAAGACCGTCAGAACAAGGGCATGAGCACTTCCCGCAATCTCGGCGTCAGCAAGTCTCATGGTGATTATATTGCTTTCCTTGACGCCGACGACATATTCCTGCCACAGAAACTGGAGCGACAGTTAGAGATCCTCATCTCACATCCCGAAGCCGAGATGGTCTGCGGGCCTACGGAATGGTGGTACAGCTGGACCGGAGACCCCCAGGATGCCAAGCTTGATTATAAAAGGGGAATTAGCCCCCAGTATAACGTATTATTCAAACCACCGGCATTTCTTAAGCTCCTACTCAGGACTAAAGCTAGAACACCAGCCACCTGCGCCATCCTGGCACGTCGCCGTCTCTTCGATATTACCGGAGGCTTCGAGGATAGCTTCCATAGCATGTACGAAGACCAGGCCTTTTTTTTCAAGGTTTTTCTTAAGACCCCTGTGTTCGTGGCCAGTGAATGTTGGGACAGGTATCGCCAGCATTCTGATTCCTCTTGTTCCGTGGCATTGAATTCGGGACTATATCACCCGGATATGCCCAATGTCGCTCATTTAAATTTCCTGAACTGGTTTAAAGAATATCTATCGGAGCAAGGAATAGATGACCGAGAAATCGCGATTCTGCTGAGAAAAAAATTTCTGAGATATCGTTATCCAAATCTATTCAGATTGCTGAACTACTCGTTAAGATTATTGCCCAAGAATTGGTTTAGTTTGTGA
- a CDS encoding glycosyltransferase family 2 protein → MATQPLISVIILTSRWEEKENVLDRCLEGLYGQTFREFEIILVCNGLKKSQTSEIRNKHPKVKIIENEKNNGCAGGRNQGIKESMGDYIVTLDDDMVPDRHWLEELMRCVLVDGKIGMLASKVLFSSDPDIIDCAGVEISKDGNVYGRKGMTRDAGDSEQFEEVFCPSGGAAFYKREIFEEVGLFDEDFFIYYEEVDLAFRARLAGWRCLYVPKAILFHQHGWSLGHESSGKIFLLERNKILTILKNWPLKQMIYYAPLIVTYDLLADGYYILKKNDLSRLKAKVSALKQLPRVLKERDKIQSSRKISSVEMDKLWGPYYSPWFIYQRRRRLNRILQGKNS, encoded by the coding sequence TTGGCCACTCAACCTCTTATATCTGTCATCATCTTGACATCTAGATGGGAAGAAAAAGAAAATGTGTTAGACCGATGTCTTGAAGGGCTATATGGCCAGACCTTCAGAGAATTCGAAATTATTTTGGTATGCAACGGTCTAAAAAAGAGCCAGACAAGTGAAATTAGGAACAAACACCCGAAGGTGAAGATAATAGAAAATGAAAAAAACAACGGTTGTGCCGGTGGGAGAAACCAAGGAATCAAGGAATCTATGGGTGATTACATAGTTACGCTCGACGATGACATGGTTCCGGATAGGCATTGGCTAGAAGAACTCATGAGATGTGTATTGGTAGACGGAAAAATAGGGATGCTGGCTTCCAAAGTATTATTCAGCTCTGACCCAGACATCATAGATTGCGCGGGGGTAGAAATTAGCAAGGATGGTAACGTGTACGGCAGAAAGGGCATGACCAGAGATGCTGGGGATTCTGAGCAATTTGAAGAGGTCTTCTGTCCTTCTGGCGGTGCCGCCTTTTATAAAAGGGAGATCTTCGAAGAAGTAGGGTTATTCGATGAGGATTTCTTTATCTATTACGAGGAAGTCGACTTGGCATTTCGGGCGCGACTGGCCGGCTGGAGATGTTTATACGTTCCAAAAGCAATTCTATTTCACCAACATGGCTGGTCGTTAGGCCATGAATCGAGCGGCAAGATCTTTCTTCTTGAAAGGAACAAAATTCTAACCATATTAAAGAATTGGCCCCTAAAGCAGATGATTTATTATGCTCCTCTAATCGTTACTTATGACTTACTGGCAGATGGCTACTATATATTAAAAAAGAACGACCTATCCAGGCTAAAAGCCAAGGTCAGCGCATTAAAACAACTGCCGCGGGTCTTAAAGGAGCGGGACAAAATCCAGAGTAGCAGGAAGATTTCTTCCGTGGAGATGGATAAACTCTGGGGGCCTTACTATTCCCCTTGGTTTATATATCAGCGCCGCCGCCGATTGAACCGCATTTTGCAGGGGAAAAATAGCTGA
- a CDS encoding glycosyltransferase family 4 protein, whose protein sequence is MKILYFTHRGQLLTGSGTYRDILLHEMGKRHDIGIYSTPEDLKEEWDIGHVLDLKHANPKCWQDVSFPVLVDIHDYYWTKFHYFPCPDLPLRFVLQKIRKWRYTKILSRAQAIIVHSEYVKNTICHPNIFVVRLAIDPNNYTRPSNQQDKNLILFVGRDYFRKGLPTLIKALPLVLKEIPDVRVVVIGPEYLHSRLAAKFITGNLPVKFINGLPPEEIKKYFYQANLLVLPSEIEASGIVLLEAMAAGLPIVATRVGGIPEIIQDGINGILVERGDNRQLARSIIEVLRNKIIRDQRNHPNWEDMFNPAKMVESIESVYQQIRESLNAVKNKH, encoded by the coding sequence ATGAAAATTCTCTATTTTACCCATAGAGGCCAGTTGCTGACGGGCTCTGGAACATACCGTGACATCCTGCTGCATGAGATGGGTAAGAGACATGACATTGGGATTTATTCAACACCTGAGGATTTAAAGGAGGAATGGGACATTGGCCACGTATTGGACCTGAAGCACGCAAACCCGAAATGCTGGCAAGATGTAAGCTTTCCGGTTCTTGTGGATATACATGATTACTATTGGACTAAGTTTCATTACTTTCCCTGCCCCGATCTTCCGCTCAGATTTGTGCTTCAAAAAATAAGAAAGTGGCGCTATACCAAAATTCTAAGCAGGGCTCAGGCAATCATTGTTCATTCCGAATACGTGAAGAACACAATTTGCCATCCAAACATATTCGTGGTCAGACTAGCCATTGACCCGAACAACTATACCAGACCTTCTAATCAGCAGGATAAGAACTTAATTTTATTCGTCGGACGGGACTATTTTAGAAAAGGCCTACCCACCTTAATAAAGGCTTTGCCCTTGGTGCTAAAAGAGATTCCGGACGTCAGAGTGGTAGTAATCGGCCCGGAATATCTTCATTCGAGATTAGCGGCTAAATTCATCACCGGAAATCTACCCGTAAAGTTTATCAACGGTCTTCCTCCGGAGGAGATTAAAAAATATTTTTATCAAGCCAACTTACTTGTCCTCCCTTCCGAGATCGAAGCCTCCGGTATAGTGCTGCTTGAGGCTATGGCCGCAGGACTACCCATCGTCGCCACCAGAGTCGGGGGTATTCCGGAGATTATCCAGGACGGTATAAATGGCATACTGGTGGAGAGAGGAGATAATCGACAACTTGCCAGGAGTATAATCGAAGTCCTCCGAAATAAGATAATCCGGGACCAGAGAAACCACCCAAACTGGGAAGACATGTTTAATCCTGCCAAGATGGTGGAATCTATAGAATCGGTTTATCAACAAATCAGGGAGAGTCTAAACGCTGTAAAAAATAAGCACTAA
- a CDS encoding glycosyltransferase family 4 protein, with translation MKILMIAPTPFFSDRGCHVRIYEEAKHLASMGNNVTICTYHIGNDIPGLDIRRIINIPWYNKTSAGPSIHKIYLDLLLLLKSVLAIHQTKPDIIHAHLHEGVLIGKICSLIFRIPLVFDVQGEFTSEIRAHKFLHRYPFLQKVMYKILLIVEWGSYKVANALLVNSSFMANRLKKDNGISKDKIFVVLDAAGLPNENSSNKTQYLADKLRIPTNKKIVVYLGLLTEYQGVDLLLQVIKSMTEKRDDVHFLIMGFPSEEKYQKIAQDLKISEYITFTGRVPYWEIYDYLALGTIAVSPKLLDLGGEANIKLYNYMAAGLPSVAFDYIVNREILGDLGLYARPKDPVSFESCICKLLDDQELRLNIVGKLKEINIDNYSWRNSISQLLRAYLYVRETKK, from the coding sequence ATGAAAATCTTAATGATCGCCCCAACCCCTTTTTTCTCCGATAGAGGATGCCACGTAAGAATATATGAAGAGGCAAAACACCTGGCATCGATGGGGAATAATGTCACTATTTGCACGTATCATATTGGAAATGATATCCCCGGTTTGGATATTAGACGGATTATAAATATTCCTTGGTACAACAAGACCTCAGCCGGCCCTTCTATCCACAAAATTTATTTGGACCTTTTACTTTTACTCAAATCCGTATTAGCAATCCATCAAACAAAACCCGATATCATACATGCGCATTTACACGAAGGCGTTTTGATTGGCAAAATTTGCAGCCTGATTTTCCGTATTCCTCTAGTGTTTGATGTACAAGGAGAATTCACCAGCGAAATAAGAGCGCATAAGTTTTTGCACCGGTATCCTTTTCTACAAAAAGTTATGTACAAGATTTTATTGATCGTAGAATGGGGATCTTATAAAGTGGCAAATGCGTTGTTGGTGAACTCCAGTTTTATGGCCAATCGTCTTAAAAAGGACAACGGTATCAGTAAAGATAAAATTTTTGTTGTCCTGGATGCCGCAGGCTTACCAAACGAAAATTCCTCGAACAAAACCCAATATCTAGCCGACAAACTAAGGATACCGACCAATAAAAAAATAGTTGTTTATCTGGGATTGCTGACCGAATATCAAGGAGTAGATCTTTTACTTCAGGTTATTAAATCTATGACCGAAAAGAGAGACGACGTACATTTCCTCATAATGGGTTTTCCCTCCGAAGAAAAATACCAAAAAATTGCGCAGGATTTGAAAATTTCAGAATATATAACCTTTACCGGGAGAGTTCCCTATTGGGAAATATATGACTACCTAGCCCTGGGGACAATAGCCGTATCCCCTAAACTCCTGGATTTGGGCGGAGAGGCTAACATCAAGCTCTACAATTACATGGCTGCAGGTTTGCCCAGCGTTGCCTTTGACTACATAGTAAATAGAGAGATCCTCGGCGACCTGGGATTATATGCCCGGCCAAAAGACCCAGTTTCGTTCGAGAGCTGTATATGCAAACTGCTTGATGACCAAGAATTAAGGCTCAACATAGTTGGGAAATTAAAGGAAATAAACATCGATAACTACTCATGGCGCAACTCTATTAGCCAATTGCTGCGAGCTTATCTTTATGTTAGAGAAACTAAGAAATGA
- a CDS encoding FAD-dependent oxidoreductase, with protein MIESFESTKAKKTVIIGAGPAGLTAAYELCKAGMESVVLEKDDIVGGIARTVNYKGYHFDIGGHRFFTKVKAVENMWHEVLGEDFLVCNRLSRIYYDKKFFYYPLRASNALFGLGMWNSFLIVLSYIKAQLFPDKPEETLEQWVSNRFGRRLYQIFFKTYTEKVWGIPCREIRAEWAAQRIKGLSLLTALRNALLNSNNGEVIKTLIDSFHYPKLGPGMMWQRVSDMINQQGGKVQLGTEVAKILWEKNRVVAIEARRNGQKELITGSHFISSMPVRELFEKFEPAVPEHVLKAATNLNYRDFLTVVLIINKPDVFPDNWIYIHDPDVKVGRIQNFKNWSPYMVPDHNKTCLGLEYFCFKGDGMWSMADEKLIELGKRELDILGLVRASEVEDGTVVRMPKAYPVYDSTYQESLRVIRSFLDSIENLQLVGRNGMHKYNNQDHSMLTAMLAVKNILGANYDLWQVNVDQEYHEEIRYNDKEEQYSQFTLLSSTQPKVPVKTAIQPKEPLFDEVILRTFAKMDKLAFAIAVGTACALVIFLATFYLIVRGNEVVDPGLRLLGQYFIGYTVSFQGAFIGMGYSFLWGFIFGWLFAYLRNLLLGFFVFRTRKKAESLSLKDLLDYI; from the coding sequence ATGATAGAATCCTTTGAATCAACAAAAGCTAAAAAAACGGTGATCATAGGCGCTGGCCCGGCTGGCCTCACTGCCGCTTATGAGCTATGTAAAGCCGGTATGGAATCCGTCGTACTGGAAAAGGACGACATCGTTGGAGGAATCGCCAGAACCGTCAACTACAAGGGCTACCATTTTGATATCGGCGGGCATCGCTTTTTTACCAAGGTCAAGGCAGTCGAGAACATGTGGCACGAAGTCTTGGGAGAAGACTTTCTAGTATGCAATCGTCTCTCCCGAATTTATTACGACAAGAAGTTCTTCTATTACCCTCTAAGGGCGTCTAACGCCCTATTTGGTCTCGGAATGTGGAACAGCTTTCTCATAGTTCTTAGCTACATCAAGGCCCAATTATTTCCAGACAAACCCGAGGAAACGCTCGAACAGTGGGTCTCTAACCGCTTTGGAAGGCGGCTTTACCAGATATTCTTTAAAACCTATACGGAGAAGGTCTGGGGAATACCCTGCAGGGAAATAAGGGCAGAGTGGGCGGCCCAGAGGATTAAAGGACTCTCCCTATTGACCGCTCTCCGGAATGCACTTTTGAACTCCAATAACGGAGAAGTTATTAAAACCTTGATTGACTCTTTTCATTACCCTAAGCTGGGGCCGGGCATGATGTGGCAGAGGGTATCCGATATGATAAATCAGCAAGGAGGGAAAGTTCAATTAGGGACCGAAGTAGCTAAAATTCTCTGGGAAAAGAATAGGGTGGTCGCAATAGAGGCGAGAAGAAACGGACAAAAAGAGCTGATAACCGGAAGCCATTTCATCAGCAGTATGCCCGTAAGGGAGTTGTTCGAGAAATTCGAGCCCGCGGTTCCTGAGCATGTGCTCAAGGCAGCAACCAACCTTAACTACAGGGACTTTCTCACCGTAGTGCTAATCATCAATAAGCCCGACGTATTCCCGGATAACTGGATTTACATTCACGACCCCGACGTAAAAGTAGGCCGGATTCAGAACTTCAAGAACTGGAGTCCCTATATGGTCCCAGACCACAATAAAACCTGTCTTGGCCTTGAGTATTTCTGCTTCAAAGGAGACGGGATGTGGTCCATGGCCGACGAGAAGCTAATTGAGCTTGGGAAACGCGAATTAGATATCCTGGGATTGGTTCGGGCGTCAGAAGTCGAGGATGGAACCGTGGTCAGAATGCCCAAGGCCTATCCGGTTTACGACTCCACCTATCAGGAATCACTCCGAGTTATTCGTAGTTTTCTTGATTCTATAGAGAATTTGCAATTAGTGGGTAGAAACGGTATGCATAAATACAATAACCAAGACCACTCCATGCTGACGGCGATGCTGGCGGTCAAGAATATTTTAGGAGCTAATTACGACCTCTGGCAGGTAAATGTAGACCAGGAATATCATGAAGAGATCAGGTATAACGATAAGGAGGAACAATACAGCCAATTCACCCTCCTCTCTTCCACCCAGCCCAAAGTGCCTGTAAAAACGGCTATTCAGCCAAAAGAGCCTCTCTTTGATGAAGTTATACTTAGAACATTTGCAAAAATGGACAAGCTTGCCTTTGCCATTGCCGTAGGGACAGCCTGCGCATTAGTCATTTTCTTAGCCACTTTTTACTTGATCGTCAGAGGAAATGAGGTCGTAGACCCCGGTCTTAGGCTTCTGGGGCAGTATTTTATAGGTTACACCGTAAGCTTTCAGGGAGCTTTCATCGGGATGGGCTATAGCTTCCTTTGGGGATTTATCTTCGGATGGCTGTTTGCTTATCTTAGAAACCTTTTACTCGGCTTCTTCGTCTTTAGAACCAGAAAAAAAGCGGAATCCTTGTCACTGAAGGACTTATTAGATTACATCTGA
- a CDS encoding class I SAM-dependent methyltransferase, translating to MGKDLLIGASDYYERLYEVEEVHWWYRGIYEAARRVLNTYYRKAKGLHILDAGCGTGFTLTWLERHGSPIRGVGIDISWDAFQFCRSRGQRILSQASVLELPFKDDLFDLVVCKAVIQHLPGEGSDKVALKEFYRVLNPGGCLLLITRSSQKTGEEDKPAIYRRYSLDEVRDKVVEAGFHILKLSHFNILGAIILTVRRYLRHGRKDYEHYGYSLPHRHPPYLQWLNTLLYWVTKGEAWFISRPFVTSSFGQTIVVLAKKPASGH from the coding sequence ATGGGCAAAGATCTTCTGATAGGAGCCTCTGACTATTATGAACGTCTCTATGAGGTCGAAGAAGTCCACTGGTGGTATAGGGGTATATACGAAGCGGCTCGTCGGGTTCTAAACACATATTACAGAAAAGCTAAGGGACTGCATATTCTCGATGCTGGATGCGGAACCGGGTTTACCCTTACTTGGTTGGAACGGCACGGCTCTCCCATAAGAGGCGTAGGAATAGATATATCATGGGATGCTTTTCAGTTCTGTCGAAGTAGAGGACAGCGCATCCTTTCCCAGGCCTCTGTGTTAGAATTGCCGTTCAAGGACGATTTGTTCGACCTAGTCGTATGTAAAGCCGTTATTCAACACCTTCCGGGAGAGGGATCTGATAAAGTAGCACTAAAAGAATTTTATAGGGTATTGAATCCAGGTGGGTGTCTGCTATTAATAACTAGGTCGAGCCAAAAAACCGGGGAAGAAGATAAGCCCGCGATTTATAGAAGGTATAGTCTTGATGAAGTGCGGGATAAGGTTGTGGAGGCAGGTTTTCATATTCTTAAATTGAGTCACTTTAACATATTAGGGGCCATCATTCTCACCGTCAGACGTTACTTGAGGCACGGAAGGAAAGATTACGAGCACTATGGTTATAGTTTACCGCACCGACACCCACCATATCTGCAATGGCTAAATACCCTTTTGTACTGGGTAACGAAGGGTGAAGCGTGGTTTATTTCTAGGCCTTTTGTGACATCTTCATTCGGACAAACGATTGTTGTCTTGGCCAAA